AGGGTTTTTTCTAATGAAAGTAACTATTATAGGTTGTTTCTCTAATGAATTTGAAATGTATATTGAGTAACAAAATTCCTTGTGTTAACAactttctagaaaagaaaaggacTATCATTTTAATTGTGGAACTTAGTGAAACATGCCCAAACTTTTATAAACTTTCAGTACATGTAAGTGAACACACATGTTTGATCATACATTACATGATGCATATCTTGATGACAGAAAACAGCAGTATATGGCTCAGGCAAACTCTCTGTGGTGTCAGAGGTCTGTGATATTATCTACCAAGTTTGATGCAGAgctcaaagaggaaaagaaaattcctgattagctcaattatttttttctgttcagtgGAGTCACTTTCCTCATCTCATCCCTCTCATGTCCTCAACCACATCTGAAAGAGGTTTTCTAATTTCCTTCAAGCCAGTTCATCTGTCCACTAGTCTGCCACTTATCAGGgtcaataagatttaaaaaaaaaaaaaagcttgcacATTCTAGTGCTAGGCACTGAATATTTCATattctattctgttttttttctatttttcagactCTATTTCCTGTGAGTCCTGATCATGCAATACAGATGTGCTGCAATGGTGACATAAACTATTGCCTGAGGCTGGAAAAATAGCTGAAACACCATCGTTTGTTTTACATTTATGGTGCTTCTCTCAAAAATAGTCAAGGAAAGGATATACAACATGAGTTTTATCATGAAGCTTCACAGACACTTTCAAAGGACAGTTATTCTGCTTGCCACTTTTTGTATGGTGAGCATTGTTATTTCTGCTTACTACCTGTACAGTGGCTACAAACAGGAAAGTGAACTCTCTGAAATGACTTCAGAAGTGGATTGTGGTGACCTCCAACACTTGCCATATAGGCTGGTGGACATGAAGTCAGCAAGGCTTTCTGATGCCTCAAGGACAGATCCCATAGTCTTAGTGTTTGTGGAGAGCCAGTACTCACCGCTTGGCCAAGACATCATTATGATTCTAGAGTCAAGTAGATTCCAGTATCACATTGAAATTGCTCCTGGAAAAGGAGATCTTCCGGCACTTACAGACAAAACTAAAGGCAAATATATTCTCATTAtttatgagaatattttaaagtatataaatatgGACTCCTGGAATCGAAGCCTTTTAGATAAATACTGTGTCGAATATGGTGTGGGTGTCATTGGATTCCAAAAAACTAGTGAGAAGAATCTACAGAACTTTCAGATAAAAGgtttctctttttccatatatGGAAACCTTGCAGTAAAAGATTGCTGTATTAATCCTCATTCTCCATTGCTTCGTGTGACCAAATCTTCCAAGCTTGAAAAAGGTTCTTTACCTGGAACTGACTGGACAGTTTTCCAGATTAATCACTCAGCCTACCAACCAGTGATATTTGCCAAAGTAAAGACCCCAGAAAACCTTTCTCCTCCCATCTCTAAAGGTGCTTTTTATGCCACTATCATACACGACCTAGGGCTCCATGATGGAATTCAGCGAGTTCTTTTTGGAAGTAACTTGAACTTTTGGCTGCACAAGCTGATCTTCATTGATGCTATCACCTTCTTGTCAGGAAAGAGGCTGACATTGTCCTTGGACAGGTACATCCTTGTGGACATTGATGATATATTTGTGGGAAAGGAAGGAACGCGAATGAACACCAATGACGTTAAGGTAAGACTCTATTATCTCAAGGTTTCAAAGTTTAGTTCATCTTTCAGCAGGGTTAACACCTTCCTGTTTTATACTGGGACAAAGGTGTTTCCTAGAACATGTAACTTCTGTTTTATTGGGAATCTCTGGGACAAACTGGGATAATTGACTACCACATCTCTCATCCTAGTAGATAATATATTTCCCTCtgaataaagaaaac
This window of the Castor canadensis chromosome 9, mCasCan1.hap1v2, whole genome shotgun sequence genome carries:
- the LOC141410873 gene encoding bifunctional heparan sulfate N-deacetylase/N-sulfotransferase 3 isoform X4, with amino-acid sequence MVLLSKIVKERIYNMSFIMKLHRHFQRTVILLATFCMVSIVISAYYLYSGYKQESELSEMTSEVDCGDLQHLPYRLVDMKSARLSDASRTDPIVLVFVESQYSPLGQDIIMILESSRFQYHIEIAPGKGDLPALTDKTKGKYILIIYENILKYINMDSWNRSLLDKYCVEYGVGVIGFQKTSEKNLQNFQIKGFSFSIYGNLAVKDCCINPHSPLLRVTKSSKLEKGSLPGTDWTVFQINHSAYQPVIFAKVKTPENLSPPISKGAFYATIIHDLGLHDGIQRVLFGSNLNFWLHKLIFIDAITFLSGKRLTLSLDRYILVDIDDIFVGKEGTRMNTNDVKALLDTQNLLRAQITNFTFNLGFSGKFYHTGTQEEDEGDDCLLGSVDEFWWFPHMWSHMQPHLFHNESSLVEQMFLNKKFALEHGIPTDMGYAVAPHHSGVYPVHVQLYEAWKKVWNIKITSTEEYPHLKPARYRRGFIHKNIMVLPRQTCGLFTHTIFYKDYPGGPKELDKSIQGGELFFTVVLNPISIFMTHLSNYGNDRLGLYTFVNLANFVQTWTNLRLQTLPPMQLAHKYFELFPDQKDPLWQNPCDDKRHRDIWSKEKTCDRLPKFLVIGPQKTGTTALYLFLVMHPSILSNSPSPKTFEEVYGFLPCSI